The following proteins are co-located in the Herpetosiphonaceae bacterium genome:
- a CDS encoding GTPase, whose translation GILYRYGARAVLVGRPNAGKSSLLNALLQVERAIVTPIAGTTRDTLEETANLGGVPVVLIDTAGITETDDPVERIGVERSRRALASADVVLLVLDRAAPLTDEDLAIAALTHGRPTIVVYNKADLSAQLDPTLLLAAHPTIRAEATTSAALAQGLTELGETVAQTLLGNALLTGETLVTNPRHREALSRSVEHLRGAVAALELNVPVDLVAVDVTAAVQALGEVTGETVGEDLLTTIFSRFCIGK comes from the coding sequence GGCATTCTCTACCGCTACGGCGCACGAGCGGTGCTGGTGGGCAGGCCAAACGCGGGCAAGTCCAGTCTGCTCAACGCGCTGTTACAGGTCGAGCGCGCGATCGTCACGCCGATCGCGGGGACGACTCGCGACACGCTCGAAGAGACGGCGAATCTGGGGGGCGTGCCCGTGGTGCTGATCGACACCGCCGGTATCACCGAAACCGACGATCCGGTCGAGCGCATCGGCGTCGAGCGCAGCCGCCGCGCGCTGGCAAGCGCCGACGTGGTGCTGCTGGTGCTGGATCGCGCCGCGCCGCTGACCGACGAGGACCTGGCAATCGCCGCGCTCACGCATGGCCGCCCAACGATCGTCGTGTACAACAAGGCCGATCTTTCGGCGCAGCTCGATCCGACGCTGCTGCTGGCGGCGCATCCCACGATTCGCGCCGAGGCCACAACCTCGGCGGCGCTGGCCCAGGGCCTGACCGAGCTAGGCGAAACGGTGGCACAAACCCTGCTCGGCAACGCACTGCTCACAGGCGAAACCCTCGTGACGAATCCTCGTCATCGCGAGGCACTGAGCCGCAGCGTGGAGCATCTACGCGGCGCGGTGGCCGCGCTGGAGCTGAACGTGCCGGTCGATCTCGTGGCGGTCGACGTGACCGCTGCCGTGCAGGCGCTTGGAGAAGTTACCGGAGAGACGGTGGGTGAGGATCTGCTCACGACGATCTTTAGTCGTTTTTGCATCGGAAAATAG
- a CDS encoding acylphosphatase — protein MAVSLERVRAHVFISGRVQGVNFRTHTRDQAKRVGVEGWVRNLSDGRVEAVFEGSRASVQRMISWCYSGPPAAQVEHVNVEWEEVTNREGPFSIAW, from the coding sequence ATGGCGGTGAGCTTGGAGCGCGTGCGAGCGCATGTCTTCATCTCAGGGCGTGTTCAAGGGGTTAACTTTCGCACACACACGCGCGATCAGGCCAAGCGCGTTGGGGTTGAGGGCTGGGTGCGCAATCTGAGCGATGGGCGCGTCGAGGCGGTCTTCGAGGGTAGTCGCGCCTCGGTCCAGCGTATGATTAGCTGGTGCTACAGCGGCCCGCCTGCGGCGCAGGTCGAGCATGTCAACGTCGAGTGGGAGGAAGTCACGAACCGCGAGGGTCCGTTTAGCATCGCGTGGTAA
- a CDS encoding molybdenum cofactor biosynthesis protein MoaE, whose amino-acid sequence MRVTVRFFALHRDIVGAPELQLDVPDGTTLGQLWSRLTEQYPALLPATRSVMFALNQAYADPATELHECDEAAFIPPVSGGQQPEVAAFAITEQPLDGAALQRLVQTSQDGAVVLFSGVVRDNFGGRATEYLVYEAYAAMALPVLEQIAAEARQQWPIGRVAVHHRVGRLAIGETAVIVAVAAPHRQAAFEAAAYVMDRIKEIAPIWKREHWADGAADWVGDEGERKNQERAPCPEGTRHGHPAHEEPNA is encoded by the coding sequence ATGCGTGTGACGGTTCGCTTCTTTGCGCTTCATCGTGACATCGTTGGAGCGCCCGAACTCCAGCTTGACGTTCCCGACGGAACCACGCTCGGCCAGCTCTGGTCGCGCCTGACGGAGCAGTATCCCGCGCTGCTCCCGGCGACGCGCAGCGTGATGTTTGCGCTCAATCAAGCCTACGCCGATCCCGCTACCGAGCTCCACGAGTGCGATGAGGCCGCGTTTATTCCGCCGGTCAGCGGCGGCCAGCAGCCTGAGGTCGCGGCCTTCGCGATCACGGAGCAGCCGTTGGACGGAGCGGCCTTGCAGCGCCTGGTGCAAACGTCGCAGGATGGCGCTGTCGTGCTCTTTAGCGGCGTGGTCCGCGATAACTTTGGCGGTCGCGCGACGGAGTATCTGGTGTACGAGGCGTACGCGGCGATGGCGCTGCCCGTGCTTGAGCAGATCGCGGCAGAGGCCCGGCAGCAATGGCCGATCGGTCGGGTGGCCGTGCATCATCGCGTCGGGCGGCTGGCGATCGGTGAGACAGCGGTGATCGTCGCGGTGGCCGCGCCGCACCGGCAGGCGGCGTTCGAGGCGGCGGCGTATGTCATGGACCGGATCAAAGAGATCGCGCCGATCTGGAAGCGCGAGCACTGGGCCGATGGTGCCGCCGACTGGGTTGGGGATGAGGGGGAGAGGAAGAACCAAGAACGGGCGCCATGCCCAGAGGGCACCCGGCATGGGCACCCGGCACACGAAGAACCAAACGCATGA
- the hisF gene encoding imidazole glycerol phosphate synthase subunit HisF yields MLTRRIIPCLDVKNGRVVKGVTFVNHIDAGDPVALAELYDREGADELVFYDITASSDERAIMADVVERTAAQVFIPLTVGGGIRTVDDMYRMLRAGADKVSINTAAFYNPQLIEDGAKRFGSQCIVLSIDARRVASDGSARWEVFTHTGGAGRATQRDAIAWAREGAERGAGEIVINSIDADGTRAGYDLELLQAVSDAVPVPVIASGGAGSLEHMLQAVTTGRADAALAASIFHFGTYSIAQAKTYFAEHGVPVRKL; encoded by the coding sequence ATGCTGACACGGCGAATCATTCCCTGCCTGGATGTCAAGAACGGGCGCGTCGTCAAAGGTGTCACCTTTGTCAATCACATCGACGCGGGCGATCCTGTGGCGCTGGCCGAGCTGTACGACCGCGAGGGCGCGGACGAGCTGGTCTTCTACGATATCACGGCCTCCTCCGACGAGCGCGCGATTATGGCCGATGTGGTCGAGCGCACGGCGGCGCAGGTCTTTATTCCGCTGACGGTCGGCGGCGGTATTCGCACCGTGGACGATATGTACCGTATGCTGCGCGCCGGTGCCGATAAGGTGTCGATCAATACGGCGGCGTTTTACAATCCGCAGTTGATCGAGGATGGCGCGAAGCGCTTTGGCAGCCAGTGTATCGTGCTGTCGATCGATGCGCGGCGGGTAGCGTCCGACGGCAGCGCGCGCTGGGAGGTGTTTACCCATACCGGCGGCGCGGGCCGTGCCACGCAGCGCGATGCAATCGCCTGGGCGCGTGAGGGTGCCGAGCGCGGCGCGGGCGAGATCGTGATCAACAGTATCGACGCCGACGGCACGCGCGCGGGCTACGACCTGGAGCTGCTGCAAGCGGTGTCCGATGCCGTGCCGGTGCCGGTGATCGCGTCGGGCGGCGCTGGCTCGCTGGAGCATATGCTGCAAGCCGTCACCACCGGGCGCGCCGACGCGGCGCTCGCGGCGTCGATCTTCCACTTCGGCACGTACTCGATCGCCCAGGCCAAGACCTACTTTGCCGAGCACGGCGTGCCCGTGCGCAAGCTCTAA
- the hisA gene encoding 1-(5-phosphoribosyl)-5-[(5-phosphoribosylamino)methylideneamino]imidazole-4-carboxamide isomerase, giving the protein MSALEIIPAIDIKDGRCVRLYQGDYAQITVFDQDPVDVALKWARLGAQRLHVVDLDGAKAGRPVNAQIVYAIVRAVSIPVQLGGGLRDQSAVDAALNLGVERIILGTAAVRDPQLVGRLVQQYGAQIVVGVDARDGLVAAQGWTETSHVRTEELVRRMGAIGVRSIIYTDIGRDGTLTGPDIEGVSALVQAGGPEIIASGGVARLEDLAALAKTGAAGVIVGKALYTGAFDLPEALEVVRAVAAQQ; this is encoded by the coding sequence ATGTCTGCGCTCGAAATCATTCCAGCCATTGATATTAAGGATGGCCGCTGCGTGCGGCTCTATCAGGGCGACTACGCCCAGATAACGGTGTTCGATCAAGATCCGGTCGATGTCGCCCTTAAATGGGCCAGGCTCGGCGCGCAACGGCTGCACGTGGTCGATCTCGATGGCGCGAAGGCCGGTCGGCCAGTCAACGCGCAGATCGTCTATGCGATCGTGCGGGCGGTGTCGATCCCGGTGCAGCTTGGCGGCGGCCTGCGCGACCAGAGCGCGGTCGATGCGGCGCTCAACCTTGGCGTCGAGCGGATCATTTTGGGAACGGCAGCCGTGCGCGATCCGCAGCTTGTTGGCCGCCTGGTGCAGCAGTACGGCGCGCAGATCGTCGTGGGCGTGGACGCACGCGATGGGCTGGTCGCGGCTCAGGGCTGGACCGAAACATCACATGTCAGGACCGAGGAGCTGGTGCGGCGCATGGGCGCGATCGGCGTCCGCAGCATCATCTACACCGATATTGGCCGCGACGGAACGCTGACCGGTCCCGACATCGAGGGCGTGAGCGCGCTAGTGCAGGCTGGTGGGCCGGAGATCATCGCCTCAGGTGGCGTCGCGCGGCTGGAAGATCTGGCCGCGCTCGCGAAAACCGGCGCGGCAGGCGTGATCGTGGGCAAGGCGCTCTACACCGGCGCATTCGATCTGCCCGAAGCGCTCGAAGTCGTCCGGGCGGTCGCGGCTCAGCAGTAG
- a CDS encoding class I SAM-dependent methyltransferase has product MIDLSERYVAAAPHPQNALDIFKGQWASTLPAPFDNLEAGWANLFDDARIHWLLEQIGGCTDLSVLELGPLEGGHSAMLERAGAAEVIAIESNTHAYLKCLIVKELLGLTRTRFLCGDGIAFLKEPGRDFDLCLASGILYHMINPVELLALLSKRCARHLLLWTHYYDQAIIEPQPVVAAHFTERKAGNYEGFEHTLYRYDYQTTLQWEGFCGGSAPYSHWMSRDDILRCLKHYGFSDLRIEFDHRDHPHGPSFAVLASR; this is encoded by the coding sequence CGTTGCCGCAGCGCCCCACCCGCAGAACGCCCTGGATATTTTCAAAGGTCAGTGGGCATCCACACTACCCGCGCCGTTCGACAACCTGGAGGCGGGCTGGGCAAATCTCTTCGACGATGCGCGGATTCACTGGCTGCTGGAGCAGATCGGCGGCTGCACGGATCTGTCGGTTCTGGAGCTAGGCCCGCTCGAAGGCGGCCACTCCGCGATGCTTGAGCGGGCAGGAGCCGCCGAGGTGATCGCGATCGAGTCGAACACCCACGCCTATCTCAAATGTTTGATCGTCAAAGAGCTGCTGGGCCTGACCCGTACCCGCTTTTTGTGCGGCGATGGAATCGCGTTTCTCAAAGAGCCGGGCCGGGATTTTGACCTTTGTCTCGCCAGCGGCATCCTGTACCATATGATCAATCCCGTCGAGCTGCTGGCGCTGCTCTCGAAGCGCTGCGCCCGGCATCTGCTGCTCTGGACTCACTACTACGACCAGGCGATCATCGAGCCGCAGCCAGTGGTGGCCGCACACTTCACCGAGCGCAAAGCAGGAAACTACGAGGGCTTCGAGCATACGCTCTACCGCTACGACTATCAGACCACGCTTCAGTGGGAGGGCTTTTGTGGCGGGAGCGCGCCGTATAGCCATTGGATGAGCCGCGACGATATTCTGCGCTGCCTCAAGCACTACGGCTTCAGCGATCTGCGCATCGAGTTCGACCACCGCGATCATCCCCACGGGCCATCCTTTGCGGTCCTTGCGAGTCGCTGA